CCAGGAGCGCGATCAGCCACCACAGATGATGCTGAGGTTCCGTGGTTCCACGATGTCCCCTAAGGTCCCATGGTACTTCAAGATAGTGGGGATGGCGAAGCATGGCTTCCCTCCTTTCCTTCGGCTTCAGGCGACCTTCACCTCGATGGACTTCGGCTTTACCTTCTCCGACTTGGGCAGGTGCACCTGCAAGACCCCTTCCTTGTACTCCGCGCTGACCTTGCTGCCGTCGGCATCCTCCGGCAACGTGAAGCTCCGCATAAAGCTCCCGTAGGCC
This portion of the Nitrospirota bacterium genome encodes:
- a CDS encoding Hsp20 family protein; its protein translation is AYGSFMRSFTLPEDADGSKVSAEYKEGVLQVHLPKSEKVKPKSIEVKVA